A section of the Engystomops pustulosus chromosome 3, aEngPut4.maternal, whole genome shotgun sequence genome encodes:
- the MAD2L1BP gene encoding MAD2L1-binding protein, protein MEKSDSGALSRRPRGNCPSRRGSREDLDVCVMFPGLVTRESCCRFTCELLKHVLHQRHQLPLPYEQLLHFCRGQQDGEEVVRRSIKEAADSRQSQRTLSDLSELMSQLEVFFTLTPVPRVLLLLGGSPVSPKEMYVIDMEGIQVGNGEQSLSPRPCLRQLFRALFLADPFSDLRSSGLMSLVLMIQGHRDCATEWFRPKLNYKVPTRSHALTIKLSSTGPETATYLEDNTDHSHDYIWFQAPVTLKGFQN, encoded by the exons ATGGAGAAGTCGGACTCTGGAGCGCTGAGCCGCAGACCTCGTGGTAATTGCCCCTCCAGACGCGGCTCCAGGGAGGACctggatgtgtgtgtgatgtTTCCGGGGCTGGTGACCAGGGAGAGCTGCTGCCGCTTCACCTGTGAGCTCCTGAAGCACGTCCTCCACCAGCGCCACCAGCTGCCCCTGCCCTACGAGCAGCTGCTGCACTTCTGTAGGGGGCAGCAG GACGGTGAGGAGGTGGTGCGGAGATCGATAAAAGAGGCGGCAGATTCCCGCCAGAGCCAGCGGACGCTCTCGGATTTGTCGGAGTTAATGTCCCAGCTTGAGGTCTTCTTCACGCTGACCCCTGTGCCCCGTGTCCTCCTGCTACTAGGAGGGTCCCCGGTCAGCCCCAAGGAGATGTATGTCATAGACATGGAGGGCATCCAGGTGGGTAACGGTGAGCAGAGCCTGAGCCCCCGCCCCTGCTTGCGGCAGCTTTTTCGGGCGCTCTTTCTGGCTGACCCCTTCAGTGACCTGCGTTCATCTGGACTCATGAGTCTGGTGCTGATGATTCAAGGACATCGAGACTGCGCCACCGAATGGTTCCGACCCAAACTCAACTACAAGGTGCCCACCAGGAGCCACGCCCTCACCATCAAACTGAGCAGCACCGGCCCAGAAACCGCCACGTACCTCGAGGACAACACGGACCACAGCCACGACTACATCTGGTTTCAGGCTCCGGTCACACTGAAGGGGTTTCAGAACTGA